A genomic window from Synergistaceae bacterium includes:
- the mce gene encoding methylmalonyl-CoA epimerase, producing MKPTVIDHIGIAVKSIDESLKFWEATLGIKCHGVEEVAEQKVKTAFLPIKDTEIELLEPTSQESPVAKFIETKGEGMHHLAIRVDNLEETLAELKAQGIRLIDEKPRCGAGGAKIAFLHPKATGGILLELSER from the coding sequence ATGAAACCTACAGTGATAGACCATATAGGTATAGCAGTAAAAAGCATTGATGAATCGCTTAAATTCTGGGAGGCGACACTGGGCATCAAGTGTCATGGCGTTGAAGAAGTTGCAGAACAGAAGGTGAAGACAGCCTTTCTTCCAATTAAGGATACAGAGATCGAACTGCTTGAGCCCACAAGCCAGGAGAGCCCTGTAGCCAAATTTATAGAAACGAAGGGGGAGGGGATGCACCATCTGGCAATCAGAGTGGATAACCTTGAAGAGACCCTTGCAGAACTCAAGGCTCAGGGTATCCGCCTCATCGATGAGAAGCCGCGCTGCGGCGCCGGCGGTGCAAAGATAGCCTTCCTTCACCCCAAGGCAACAGGAGGTATCCTGCTCGAGCTGAGCGAACGCTAA
- a CDS encoding methylmalonyl-CoA carboxyltransferase gives MAEKTIDEMCADLVEKREKASQGGGAKAIAKQHEKGKMTARERIEAVLDHNSFVEIDEFVEHRCVNFGLANTVFPGDGVVTGYGTIDGRIVYLFSQDFTVMGGSLGEMHAKKICKVLDLALTNGAPCIGINDSGGARIQEAVDALSGYGNIFFRNVKASGVIPQFSIIAGPCAGGAVYSPALTDFVFMVDKIGIMHITGPAVIKAVTGEDVTSEQIGGARAHNATSGCAHFFADSEAECYAQVRKVMSYLPSNNMEEPPFAETGDNPARMDAGLREMVPTNPNKGYDVRDVIRKVVDNADFCEVQEMYARNIVTGFARVGGRVIGIIANQAKFMAGCLDIDASDKASRHIRICDAFNLPIVTFEDVPGYLPGLTQEMGGIIRHGAKLLYAYSEATAPKITIVLRKAYGGSYLGMCSKDLGADVVLAWPQAQIAVMGAEGAASIIFRKDIDEAEDKAAMRAQKIDEYKEAFANPYCAAARGFVDRVILPEETRPALYQALIMTETKSELRPKRKHGIMPN, from the coding sequence ATGGCGGAAAAAACGATCGATGAGATGTGCGCAGACCTGGTTGAAAAACGGGAAAAAGCGTCACAGGGCGGTGGAGCAAAAGCCATCGCCAAACAGCACGAAAAAGGCAAAATGACAGCACGTGAACGTATCGAAGCAGTTCTTGACCATAACAGTTTCGTTGAGATCGATGAGTTTGTCGAGCATCGCTGCGTAAACTTCGGGCTCGCGAACACCGTATTCCCCGGAGACGGCGTAGTTACTGGCTACGGTACTATAGATGGACGCATAGTATATTTATTCAGCCAGGATTTTACGGTAATGGGCGGATCGCTTGGCGAGATGCACGCAAAGAAGATATGTAAGGTGCTGGACCTTGCGCTCACTAACGGTGCCCCCTGTATCGGGATCAATGATTCAGGCGGCGCGCGTATCCAGGAGGCTGTCGATGCGCTTTCTGGTTATGGCAACATCTTCTTCCGGAACGTCAAGGCCAGCGGAGTCATCCCGCAGTTTTCCATAATAGCAGGTCCCTGTGCGGGTGGAGCTGTCTATAGCCCCGCGCTCACTGACTTTGTGTTCATGGTGGACAAAATAGGGATCATGCATATCACGGGACCTGCTGTCATCAAAGCCGTTACAGGCGAAGATGTTACTTCCGAGCAGATCGGAGGCGCACGCGCTCATAACGCGACGTCAGGATGTGCGCATTTCTTTGCTGACAGCGAAGCAGAGTGCTATGCACAGGTCCGCAAGGTGATGAGCTATCTTCCGAGCAACAACATGGAAGAGCCGCCTTTTGCGGAAACAGGCGATAATCCGGCACGCATGGACGCAGGGCTTCGTGAGATGGTCCCTACTAACCCGAACAAGGGCTACGATGTCCGCGACGTCATCAGGAAGGTTGTCGACAATGCTGATTTCTGCGAAGTGCAGGAGATGTATGCACGCAATATCGTTACCGGATTTGCCAGGGTCGGCGGCCGAGTGATCGGAATTATCGCGAACCAGGCGAAGTTTATGGCCGGCTGTCTCGACATCGACGCCTCCGACAAGGCGAGCCGCCATATCCGTATATGTGATGCGTTCAACCTTCCTATAGTCACATTTGAAGACGTTCCAGGCTATCTTCCCGGACTTACCCAGGAAATGGGCGGAATTATCCGCCATGGTGCAAAGCTTCTTTACGCATACAGCGAGGCTACGGCCCCCAAAATCACAATTGTTCTTCGCAAGGCTTACGGCGGCTCATATCTCGGTATGTGCAGCAAAGACCTTGGCGCCGATGTTGTTCTTGCATGGCCTCAGGCGCAGATCGCGGTTATGGGAGCTGAAGGCGCGGCTAGCATTATATTCCGCAAGGATATCGATGAGGCGGAGGACAAGGCTGCAATGCGTGCGCAGAAGATCGACGAATACAAGGAAGCATTCGCAAATCCATACTGCGCAGCGGCACGCGGTTTCGTCGACAGGGTGATCCTTCCGGAGGAGACGCGCCCTGCACTCTATCAGGCGCTTATTATGACGGAGACGAAGAGTGAACTTCGTCCTAAGCGCAAACACGGCATAATGCCGAACTAA